In the bacterium genome, CAGATGGCTGTGGTTGACTGCCTGACCAACATCTATAACCGCCGTCAACTGGACTCGTCATTGAGCACTGAAATCAGCAGGTCAACCCGCTTTCAGCAATCGTTCTCAATCGCACTTTTCGATGTCGATCACTTCAAAACGGTTAATGATACCTATGGTCATCAGGTCGGAGACCTGATTCTGAAAGATGTGGCCACGATCATAAAAAGCAATTCCCGGAGTATCGATGTTGTCGGAAGGCTGGGAGGTGATGAATTCCTGGTCATTTTACCCAATACCCAGATGGAGAGCGCTTCCGCTTTCGCCGAAAGGGTCCGGCTCATTGTGGAGGAGTACGGATTGCTCAGGAAAAACATTTTCCCCAAGTGCCAGATCACCCTCAGTATTGGAGTTGCCGAATTCAATAATTTCCAGGATACCCCGGCAGACCTTTTACAAAAAGCGGACAGGGCGCTGTATCAGTCCAAACAGAAGGGGAGAAATTCCGTCAGTGCCTTTGAAGGATAAGGGTACGTACTTAATGCCCTTCGCTTGCGCCGGGTTCGAGGTAGATCACGGCCGTGCTGTCGTCATAGGATAAAATTTCAGCATACCGGCCCCAGTTGATAGCTGTCTCAAGCTGGCGTTCCGCCTCTTCAGGGGGGAATTCGACTTCCAGCTCGGATTGGACGATATCCCACCCCACCTGCTTGCGGTCAGAAACGTACAGCATGGCCATCAGCCACTTGAAAATCGGCAGCCTGCGGATACGGGTGGCAAAGATCTCCTTGCGGGCCGGGATGCTGGCTTCGGCAAAGGTTTCGCCAAGGGGTGTCAGAGTGATGTCACCCTGGGCAATAGTGGCAAATCCCAAAAGCTCGGCAGCCTCGGTCAATCGCAGCAGGTGATCAGAATCGACTTTCAGTTCTTCGGCCAGCCGGTAGATGTCAGCCCGGTTATTGGTCATCTCATCCAGGCGCTCCAGCATGCTGGCCAGGTTGGTGAGGCCAATGTGCGGCAGAGCGCGGGTTTTCCCGCCCGGCTCACCCGGTGCTGCACCCAGCTCGACATGCTCCGGTTGGGTCTGACCAGCCAGAATACCGTAGACCCGGTCCACTACTGCCAGAAATCCGGCAGCTTTTCGCTGGCGCGGCTGGGGCAGCCTCAGTTTGAGATTAGTTACGATCCGGCCCGGATTTTTATCCATGACGATAATGCGGTCGGCCATAAAAGCAGCCTCCTCGATATTATGGGTGACCAGGAGGATAGCTTTGGTCGGAATGCTGCCGCTGGTCCACAGCTCCAGCAGCTCGCCGCGAAGGGAATCGGCGCTGAGAACGTCAAGGGCCGAGAATGGCTCGTCCAGGCAGAGCAGTTCCGGCTCCACAGCCATAGCGCGGGCAAAACCAACCTTCTGGCGCATGCCGCCGGACAACTCGCGCGGGTAGGCGGTCTCAAATCCGTCCAGCCCGACTCTGTCCAGAAGGTCAAGAGCCCGTGTCGTGCGCAGCTTCGGAGGAAGACCGCGGGCCTTTAAGGCTACTTCCACATTCTCCAGCACGGTAAGCCAGGGAAACAGGGCAAAGGTCTGAAAGACAATGGTTGCATGGGGATTTACCCCGGCAAGGGGCGCACCGCGGTAGATCACCTGTCCCTCGGTCGGCTGCTGGAGTCCGGTAATAATCCGCAGGAGGGTGCTCTTGCCGCAACCCGATGGACCCAGAAGGGCAATGAATTCTCCTTCGCTCAGGGCCAGGTTTATGTCCTGGACTGCGGTGAATCGCCGCTCTCCACTGCCATAAATCTGGTTAATATGCTGAAGCTCCAAAAGGTAATTGTCTGCAGGCATGAGTGTTACTCCGTTCCAATCACTACTCCATTCGATATCGTTCTTCGGCCAGGCGGTAGAGGTGCCGCCAGAGAAGCCGGTTGATAATGACCACGACCAGCACCATACTGAGCGTTCCGGCCAGGAGCAGGGGATAGTCTCCTGCTGCCGTAGCCCTGGCAATGAGAGCACCTATCCCGGTAGTTTGCAGTGTTTTTCCGCCGAATTCGGCGTATTCGGCTACAATGCTGGCATTCCAGGCGCCGCCGCTGGCTGTGATGGCACCGGTGACGATATAGGGAAACAGCGAGGGCAGGATTAAGGTGTGCCAGCGCTCCAGCATGCTCTGTTGCAGCAGGGAGCTGGTATATTTCAGATCCTGGGGGATGACCATGGCTCCGGCAATGACGTTGAACAGAAGATACCACTGGGTCCCCATGAGCATCAGCAGTACAGCGGCCAGATTCAGGCCGCCCGGAAGCCTGATCATAACCAGCAGAAAGACCGGAAAAAGAGCTGTGGCCGGCACCGAGGCCGCGATCTGAATCACCGGCTGCAGCCATGTGGACAGTTTCGGGTTGGTGCCTATGGCAACTCCCAGGGGCACGGTCCAAGCCAGGGCAATAGCCAGGGAGGTGAAAACACGAAGCAGCGTTGCTCCTACTCCGAGGCTGATATTTGCCCACTGGGGCAAAGACACCGTCAGCAGCATTCTTCCGGCCAGGTAGACACCGTACAGCAGGCCCAGCCCGCTTATTCCTCCGATGAGACGCAAAACCCAGGGAAGGTGATCGTCCCCCGGCCTGGCAGGTCTATTGCGCATAGGGAAGTGACGCAGAAACCAGGCATCCAGATGCTCGATAATCAGCCCCTGGACTATCCAGCTGAACCAGGCAATCAGGCGCGAGCTGCGCAGGGCATCGTAAACCCAGGAGGTAGGCGGATTGGCACTCTCAACCATTTCGAGCTTAAAGCGGTCAGACCAGGCCAATAAGGGCCGCCAGAGCAACTGGTCCAGAGCAACAATAACCAGCACCAGGGTAGCGATCCCCCAGGTGATGGCCATTAGGTTCCCGCGCCAGGCAGCTTCCTGCAGGTATGCGCCCAGACCCAGCAGGCGAAAGTCACGCTGCCCGACAGTGAAAATTTCAGCCGCCATGAGGAAAAACCATCCGCCTGACCAGCTCATCATGCTGTTCCATATCATGCCGATAGCGGCAAAAGGCAATTCCAGGGTCTTAAAGCGCATCCAGCCGTTGAACCGGAAGGTCGTGCTGACCTCGCGCAGTTCCTTGGGAATGGTGGTCAGTGACTGGTACCAGGCAAAAGTCAGGTGCCAGACCTGACTGGTAAAGATCAGAATAATGGAAGCCAGCTCAGCCGCCATCTTCTGGGGCATAATGGCACTCAGACTCAGCAGCGCTACCGGCAGAAACGAGAGAATCGGCACACTCTGCAGCACATCAAGGAGCGGCATCAGGATCTGCTCCCCCCGGCGATGATAGGCAGATATATAGCCGTAAATCAAGGTAAAAAATAAAGATAAAGTATAGGCAGCGGCCATCCGTCCGATAGACAGGGCTGCATACCGGGGAAGCAGAGCAGGGGAGAGGGAAACCGCCGGACCCTCGATCACGAGCGGCGCTCCGCTGGCCAGGCGCACTCCGACATAGACGAGGACACAAAGCCCGATAAATACCACCACATCTCCCCAACTGATGCGGTGGCGAGCCATTTGCTCGGGTATAAAAATCCAGAAAGATTGCCTCATGAGCGCCCCATCAATTACCCTGCCATGCGTACTGGTTAACAAAGGCTGATCCAGCAGTGTAGCCTAACTTACCAATATTTTCAAGCAAATTAGAAAAACGAGTTAAAACTCAGAATGAAGTCGGTCTTTCCCCTGACTTCTCCTGCTCTTCACTGGCCACTTGCTTTTACTGGCCACTGACCACTCTCTCCTGACTCCTGACTCCTGAATTCTCATTTTTAATATTCATCAGAAAAAGAATATTTAACCGAATTATTTACAACAGTCAACCTTACAATCAACTTTAGCTCGTGCATCGTAAGAGAAAAGGGAGGCATAGTATGCGAAAGAGAATAGTTTTATTCCTGATTATTCCAATCATGGTCATATGGCTTTCTGGTTCCGGGTTTGCTCGAGATGCCAACTGGCTGCTGTCTGAGCTCGATATTAAGCCCGATCAGGGTTCAGTCTGGTGGGATCTCCCGTTCCAGTATGCTCAGACATCCTGGCCAACCATACACCGTGATTCCAGGAACTCGAATTATCTCCCCTTTACGACCAGCAGTAAGCTGAAACCAAAGTGGCATGCTCTCGAAGGTGAGTATTCGGCAGTCATCACCCCGCCAGTCATCGGGCCGGAAGGACATATTTATTTCACTACCGGAAGGGAAGAGGAATATGGCAACCTGCATGCCTTCGACTGGGAAGGAAACGAGCTGTGGCGAAGCTATCTGCCGGATGGGGGGGCATTTGGCAGCTCTCCCTTGATAGATCGGGATGGTGATCTCTATCTTGCGGATTTGGATGAATTTTTCAGCTTCCACTCGGATGGATCCCTCAAGTGGAAATGCTCCATTGACGGACCGTTCGCCTCAACCGTTTTTTCTCTGGACGGCCATATTATCGGGATAAACGTTGATGGCCAGGTTTATGCACTCGACCCCCGGGATGGCCGCATGGCTGCTCCTCCCCTGGACCTTCCCGGCCCGCCCCCGGGAGAGTTCTACCGGATTCCTGCTCCTCCGGGCTTATGGAAAGGGATGGTAAATGAGAATGGCCCGATAACGGTGAGTGAAGCCTTCAACGGGCTTATGGGATATCGATTCAAGATCACCAATACTCCGGTCGTGAATCCGGCCAATGGCCGGATTTATATTCTTGGTTCAGTGAAGTCTGCCGATCGGGGAAGTGTTATCCAGGGAAGATTTTATGGTATTGATTTTGTCCCCGGCAAGAATAACAAACCCGGCGAGCTTCGGCTGGTTTTTCAATCAAAAATAAATGCGGGAAGCGGGTCAAGCCCGGCTATTTCAGCCGATGGAAGGCATATCTATGCTCTTGATGGAGCAGGAGTGTTACATGCTTTTGATAAAAATGGAGAAAGGGTATGGAAACTGCATGTCGGCACTATGCCTGCCTCACCAACCATCGGACCGGATGGAACGATCTACTGCGTAAGCGGAAGTGCTCTTCACGCAATCAAAGATTCCGGGGATTCAGGCACAATTGCCTGGGAGCTGGACTTCACCGATGCTGCTGCCAAAAAGCTGTCGGATTCCCCTTCCCCCTGGATTGAGAAATTTTCTTCCCGGAAGGTTAAACCTACAGTAAACTGCAATAGCGTCGTTTCCAGCAGTAAAAATCACTTATACCTTACCTTGAGCGCAGGATATGAAATCTCGCGGGAGAGAGGCAACATCCCCCTTTTTCTCCCACTGCAGTCTTTGCTGGTGGTTGTGTCACCACCCGGCATTGCCGGGGTGCAGCGGGCCAAGATAAGCTCAATTATAGAGCTGCCTGATACCAATGAAGGTATCTTAACCCTGGATAAAAGCGGGACAGTTTTTTGCTCCCATGCCTCTATTGCCACCTCAAGCGCTTATTACATCGCTCAAAGGATGATGGGTGCTGAGATCGATTTTCCCAGGCCGATAGGTGGAGTCACGGTTCTGGTGCCGGAAGGGCCTTAAGCTCTCTGAGGGACCTTGGGTCCCTTTTTTTAGGCAGTGTAAACTACTTTTGGGTGCACCTGAAGGATGCCCATAATTTGCATTTTATTATCTGGAGCTTTCCATGTGTCCCTTATCGCCCGTAGAGCCGAAAAGTCCTGGGAGATTGCATCAGTACTAGGTGCAGCACCCACTTTTCGGCTCTAATAACTATTCCCGAATTACCTTTTAATACAGCCACCAGAAAGGATAACGATAATACCTGTAGGTGGGATATTGGATAATAGGAAGAGGTAACCACAATTCTTTTGAATCCATTCCAAACCACCAGTAAGGGTAGCTACCCTCGCTGCTAGGTCTGCTTGGCGGAAGAACAGCCCAAACAGGGCCATGAAAGGTGCTGATACCCTTGGTATCCATATCCTCCAGCTTATAATAATAAGTAACGCCGGGCTTGGCTGAATCATCAATATAAGAGTACTCTGCGCTTAAGGTAGCGCCACCCACAGCTTCTATTGGGCCGGGATTGACCTTCATATAATTTCCATTTTCCGATTCACTTCGCCAGAGATTAAAGCCCGCATTATCAATCTCGCTGGATGTACTCCAGGTGATAATGATTTGGTTGCTTCGAGAAATTGCGTTAAATTGGTCTAATTGGATGAGTGTAGGAGACTCGAAGAGCGCTGTAACTTCAGATTGAGAAAGAGGGCCGTCATAGATACGGATATCGTCAATAAGGCCATTAAAAAAGCGGCCGAGATATCTGTGCCGTCCGAAAAACAGGGGGGAGTCATTACCTGCAATAGCACCCTGGCCAGGCGCTTCATCAACCAAAACACCATCTATGTACACGGCCATTCCAGCAGCACCCAAATTGGCTACCATATGGTGCCACTGATTATCATTGAAACCAGGTTCTGACATAAGGCCAGGGAAACCTGCGCCGTTTCCATAAAGAGCCTCAATCCTGTAGCCATAAGGGATGTCGTATTGTAGTACATACCCGCTGTAATAGGGATTAGTTCCCCAGCCATGCCCCTTGTCGAGGAGATCAGCACAATATTGCTGCGTATCGCGAGGTTTAAACCAGAGAGATATGGCAATGGAATCTGGATTGAGAAGAGGGCTGTAGCCAACTTCCACGTAACTATCCGAACCGTTAAAATCGAGTGCATAATCTCCTACTTTCCCGGCAGCATAAGATGCGTTGAATATGGTTCCATGCAAAAGGTTTCCAGAATGATCTAAAGCCGTGCCTCCGCTGCCTTCTTCGAAATCCCAATGTCCAATGAGATGAGGAGCGGGTGTAGGAGGCGGATTGTAGAGCACTATTACTTCAGATTCGGAAAGTGCGCGGTTATAAATACGGATATCATCTATGACACCGTTGAAATGATGTGGACCGTTATAGAATTCCTTTTCAGCGCCAATGATCAGATTTTGATCATTTGAGCGCAGTGTCTCATTGGTAGAGGTGTATGATTGATTTAAAGTTCCATCAATGTAAATATTAACATGAGGACCATCGTATATAACTGCAAAAAAATGCCACTCTCCTTCTTCGAATATGCCGGAATCGCTATTGTATGCAATCCTGCCGCTGAACTGGAAGTTGAGGGGAAAATGTAAATATTTACCACTGTTTATACAGATTTCAAATGTATCATTGCCATCATGATCGGCCTTATTGAGAATGCCAAGCCACTCAGAGGTAACTGCACTCACCTTAATCCAGCCTGTAATCGAAATGTCTTTTTCAATGTCTAAGCTGCTATGATCAAGGACTTCAATATAATCATCCACTCCGTCAAAACCATATGCACTATTTGCAATCCCGAATCTATCTTCACTCAAGGCGGCTCCATATACCGTTCCATGATTTCCATTGCCACTTTCATCATTGGCATTGCCGTTAAATGCATAATGGGCAACAAGTCCATCATTCAAATGAGCGAAGGATGTTGATATTCCAACTATTAGTACTAGCCCTAAAACTACACTGAGAATTAATGCTTTTCTCATGATCTCCTCCTTTAACGTTAAAATTAATATTTAACAAACTAGATCGATTAATAATTATTAATTTAATATTACCATTCCACTTTAAAACCAGTTTATTTATCACGATTTCCATAAACTGTTAATCATTGGTATTAGAAATAATGCCTATAAAAATTTAATACTTTTAATATATGATTGTCAAGTATAAAATAATAATTATAAAAATAAAATATTAATATTAAGTAAAATATAAATTAATTCGATAATATATTAATTTTGGTCTTTAGTGTGGTGGCTTTTTGTAACCAATCGTCACCCCCGCGATGACACTTTCCTCGTCACCCTCACGAAACTGGTTACTGACTACTTAACTACTTAACTTAGTATGGGTAATCATGGTATACTTACTTTAGTCAATGCTTAAAAAAATGTAACTCCTCAGGGTCAAAGGGGCAAAGGCGCAGATGCACAAATTTACTTTACCTGTTTGCTGCTCAGCTTTCCGATTACATCGCTCTGCATTCATTGTATCTTCTTCGCCTCTTTCCGCCTTTGTCCCTGTGTCTTTCTGTTTTTGCCCCTTTGTGCCTTTGCCCCTGAGTAGTTACAAAAAAATAAGCCAACATTAAGAAGGAAAGTGAATAGTAATGACCAAGACAGTAAATATCGATGAAGTACAAACGCAGTTATCCAAGATATTGTCACTGGTTACAGCAGGTAATGAAATAATTATTGCCGAAGGTGATAAGCTGGTGGCGAAAATAGTTCCCATTTTACCACATCCTCAAACACGCATTGCTGGATTGAATAAAGGAAAGATTTGGGTAAGTGATGATTTTGACGAACCCTTACCAGACCAGTTTTGGGTGGGAACAGTATGAAGCTGTTATTAGATACACACATCTTCATATGGTGGTCGAGTGAACCAGACAGACTTTCACCAAAGGTACTTACTCTATGTGAGGATATTAAAAATAGTTTGGTGTTGAGTGTTGCAAGTGTATGGGAGATGCAGATTAAACTGCAATTGGGTAAATTGAAACTACAACTCCCGTTACAAGAACTGATTGAAAGTCAACAGCAAACAAATAACATGCAGATTTTACCTATTGGTTTAGAACATGTTTTAGAGTTACACAATTTACCTTCGCACCACAATGATCCCTTTGACCGCATGTTGATTGCACAAGCAAATGTGGAGAGCGCCTATCTTGTAAGTAAAGATGAGATATTCGGCAAATATGAGGTAAACCTGCTTTGGTAAAAAAGCGGATATCTGTTATATAGCTTTAACTCTGATGAGACCCTGATATATCAGATTTCGAGGAATTGCGCTCCTTTGCCTGCCAGTCAATTTCGATCCGGTGTTCAGGGCCGGTGACTTCAAACAGATTCATCGTGCGAAAGGTAAACTGATTGAGCTTTTTATCAAGGGGCAATTTCAGACTTTCCTCACAGTCTTGCCAGCCTTCATCGGCAGTTTTAATTTGGAAGCTTTTGAAATTTGGCGTGAAAGAAAGCAGAAAAATGTGAGCCTGACCATTCTGAACCTTGACTGTAGATGATATGACATTGGGGGTCCAGTAGATCCAGTCGCGCTGAGTGGTTGTGATGAGATAGGGGGTATCGTAAGCCCAGTGGGGTCTTCCATCCCGGTACCAGGTATACCTGCGGAAAATATCATCCTCGAACATGATCAGGGTGGAACTTGGTGCGGCTGGAAATGAGGTGAATTGGTTGGTGCTGGTCTCCCAACTGCACCAGCGGTAGGTAAGCGGCGTAGCCCAGATGCCCCAGTCCCGCTCATTGATCTGCGGAACCGCAGGCTTTCGCTCAAGCCCGAAAGCGGGAACAATATATATTCCTTCGTTATCCCAGACCTCATCGCGTATTTCAAGCGCAGACAGAGGAATACCTTCTTTTTCGAAGTGGAGGTCGTACTTGGCATCGACCAGCACCCACTTGCTCAGGCTATTTACCCATACTTCATTAACAGCATGGTGGCCGTCAAGCCCCTCCTGCCGTATTCCCGGGCCAGTCCCAAGGCACCGGGTCGGGTAGCCAAAGCTGTTCAATACCGCATGCTGGACAATGCTGAAATGTGCACAGTTAAACTTACCGCCTGCTCTGGCGGCATCGAGAATGGCAAATGCTTCCATCCGGGTGGGCGTGGAATCGTAATCGTCGATGGCTATCGTGGAGTGAATCCAGTTGCGAAGTAACATGATGCGCCGGAATTCATCGGTTTCTCCGGCAACAACCTTATCCAGGTCATAGCGCCGGCGCAGCTCCCGGATACGCGGATGGTGAAAGTTTTCGTATGCAGGGAAAAGCTCGTTGGAGGAGAAAGGAGGGTTTTCCATCTCACGGATAATAAACTCACCCCATGCCGTTACCGGCGTAAATCCGATGGCCAGAGTTATCACTGTCAGCACAACCAGAAGGAGCTGTGGAGGTACTCTTCGAGCAAATTTTTTCATACGCGGGTAGTATAGCTTCTCTGCTCTGGAGAGTCAATAAGAGAATGCTGCCTGTTTGCCTGATTTATTGGGCAAAGATATCCGGATCTAGCGTTTTCCAGAATTCTGCCTCTTTCCGGGCCTGCTTTTGAGTCACTTTATCAGGTGCGTCCTTTGCTGCCTTGCGGGCCTTGACCGCACAGTAATTGGTGAAATCCTTCAAAGTCTTTTTAACCACAGTCAGGGGCATTCTAACCAGAATGTAACTTCGGTGGACAATCCCGGCAGGTGTGCTCTGCTCCTCCTCGTAGACCTCGCTCTCTTTGGCTCTCATAGCCATATCAGCCGAGAGGAATTCCCGGTAGTTGTGGGCGATGCTGTCGGGGTCAATGAATCTGCTGGCCGGATTGTTCGAGACGGACAGGCGTTCAAACTTTAATCTGGCCAGGCTGATGATATAGTCCACGGCCTTGAATTGGGCATCTTTCAGGGCTTGAGCGCGGGACAATTCCCTGGTGGGACAATCTGAGGACGCCCCGAAAAAAATGAGACATCCGTCTGTTACGGCTGTTTGCCGGCCAATCCAATCTGGCCGGGCAGGCAAAGTTGCCGATGGAAGTTTTTTCTCCCCCCTCTCACTTTTCCCCTGGATATTGAACTCTGGTTTCATCTGAATCTTCGCCTGATTTGTCTCCGGAATTTCCGGCTGGGTTTTCTTTTCGACCTGCGCTTTCTTCTGAGCTTCCGGATTACCTCTCTCTCTGACGACCGGATGATGGTGATGACCGCAACCGGCACCTATGAGCAGGACCATGAAAAGCAAAGAGAAAATTGATTGGCTTTGCCAGTAGGATTGTTTGTTGGGTCGGGTTGGCAGTTTCATGCATATCCTCATTTTCTCATGGCAGATAATCACAAATACTATAGCACAGAATCAATAAATATGTCAATAATTAAATTTAGTTGTAATGTATGCCATTGCTTAATATTTATGGATACTTGATTTTTATGCCATCCACTCTGGCCCGTTCCGTAAGGGTGCGGGATTTTCGGTGAGCTCGGCTCATGATATGCTCGACCATTATCCCCCTTACGGTCATGGCATCGGCGATCAATGAACGGTGGCATCGCCAGGGCACAGCTTCGGCGCACATAAGGGCAGCCTTTTCTCCCTGGGCCTGCTGAATCATTGCCTGTAGAGATTCTTCAAATTTTTCCGTCTGCATGTAATCGGCAAATCCTCTGAATGAAGCATTATGCCAGGCCGTATTTGGAGAATCCTCACGGGGATGCCGCAAACCGCCAAGACCAGGAGCATGCCGGTAGCGGATGCCGGCTTCTTCCAGACTGAGAGAGAGCGACTCCCGATTGACTTGGAGATTGCGGCGTGATCGGGGGACGGTTCTCACATCAATGATCAGGGTAATACCACGGGCTTTGAGTATTTCGATGAAATCCTCCAGGGGGTGCGGGTTGAATGTCCAATGGTGAACAGAACAGGCGGCTGTTTCAAAGAAGGTTCAGTCATGATAGCTCATGTTCGGTGCAGCCTTTCTGACGGCGAGGCAGCCTTTCTGATCAAGATGATGTATGATCGTCTATGATTCTGGATGTCAGGATGACGGAAAGTCATTAAAATTTTTTGCTTGTGCCGAAAAAATAATTTGCTATTCACACCCAGTGAATCATAAAACACCTATCCGGGAATCAGCAGGATCACTCGCTAGGGGGGAGCAATTTTTTGGGAAAAACCGCACCGTTGTGGAAGAATTCTTCACCGAATGAGAGATCGGATAATACCGTTATTGGTCCGGTGAGCTATGACCGCTCCAGGGGCATTGCCTGCGCTCCTTTGCTGGTCCCGAAAGACCATCCGTATTTCTTCGATCATCCGCTCGACCATGTGCCGGGGATACTGCTCCTCGAAGGCGTGTTTCAGCTCTTTGCTCAAACCGCCTATGACCGGGTGAATCCTTCCGGGGATCAGGAGATATATATCAAAAAAGTCGATATCTCCTTTCAGCGCTGGTGTGAACAGGATGTGCCGATACAGATCGAGCTTATCCCGAAGGAAAATGCATCCTCATCCTCTTATTCCCTTGCCTTTGAAGGCCGGATATTCCAGAAGAAAAAAACGGCCTGCCGGATTGACCTGGAAGGTGGTTTGACAGCATCAAAGCCTGCTCCAGGAGGGGTATCTTCTCCGGGATCATTGGAACCACCGGGGCAGCCTCGGCAGGAGCTTCGGCCAGAGGGAAAATTTGTGCATAAGCTGAGGCCTGAAAATGTGGTCATAGCAAATTTGAGAAAGGAGCCGGAGGAGGGGTGTACGTGTGATCTTCTGAAGCCGCCCGAAGGTCATATTCTTTCCGGCAAAGAGCGCTCATGTTATTCCATGCTCTATCTCCTTGAAACCATTCGGCAGTTCTCTTTGCTGACAGCCCATACTTACGGAGGGATCTCCCTTGACGCTTCCTTTATCCTCCTATCTTTTCGGTTTTCCCTCCGCCGACCGGTATTTCGCCATGAAACCCTGAGACTCAACTCCCGCCGTCAGCCAGCCTTCGGCTTTGGAGGGGTGGTCATGGGCACAATTGAAGTCATCTTATATGCCGGGGATGAACCTTTGGGGGAAGGATCGATAAAATCATTGGCCGTTCATAAGGAAATATACAAGATACAAAGATGGAAGAAGAAAAAATAACGAGAGTTGCGAGGTCGAACAGATAGTGCCTGTTTCAATGCAGGGAAAAATCCCTTGTATTTTTGGCATAACCTTCGCTCTGGCCATTATTGCCCTTACTCTGAGCAATTTCCCGCGATGGGACGGAAGCAGGCGGTTCTCCGGTTTGCTTCTGGTTGGCCTTTATCTCATCTGGCTTCTGCTCGAATCAGTCGTAGCCATCGGCGAAACAGGTCGAGAAAAGACTCACCATGATCACGGAACGTGCGAGGTGTATGCTCTGGGAAGAGCATCGGTAGTGATCTCCGCCCTGGCCATTCCAGGCTGGCGGAGCGGGGATGGCTTATGGATTCCGGTTGGAATCGGGATTTTCCTGGGTGGTGTCAGTATCAGGCTTTGGGCGATTCGGGTCCTCGGGCGCAGCTATTCACACCGGGTCAGGTTACCGGAAGACCAAAAGCTTATTACCACAGGCCCCTATCGGATGCTCAGACATCCTGCCTATTCGGGCATGCTGCTCAGCCATATCGGCCTGGTCATTTTCTTTTTCAACTGGGTAAGCCTGGCCCTGTTACTTGGTTTTCTTCTTCCCGCCATCGTGGTGCGCATTTACATTGAAGAAAAGGCTCTTTTTGCCATCCGGGGCTACCGGGAAGCTTTTGAGAGGAAAAAGAGGCTGATACCATTTTGCTGGTAATTATGAGGGGAACAGGAAGACAGTGAAGGATGAGGTAAAAAATGCAATCTGATCAGCTCCGCCTGGTGGTGCTTGGGGGGACAGGCTTTATCGGCTCAGCTCTCCTCAGGCAGATTGCTGCTCTCCCTCAAGGGGATGTTCAAACCAGGGTGCTTGTCCGAACAGGGAAAGAACCTTTTCCGCTTCCTTCTGCCACGGTTATTGCAGGGAGCCTGCCTCATGATATTCCTCAATCTCTCTTCCCGGAAGAGCCGCATGTAGTCATTCACCTGGCGACCAGACAGATCGATTCTGAGCCGGAAAATTTTTATTTCATCAACGTTTATGGCACCAAGCGGCTTCTGGCAGCGCTTTCCCCATCTACCCTGGGACTGATTTATTCAAGCTCCACGTCCGTATACGGGCAAGGACCGC is a window encoding:
- a CDS encoding nitrate/sulfonate/bicarbonate ABC transporter ATP-binding protein yields the protein MPADNYLLELQHINQIYGSGERRFTAVQDINLALSEGEFIALLGPSGCGKSTLLRIITGLQQPTEGQVIYRGAPLAGVNPHATIVFQTFALFPWLTVLENVEVALKARGLPPKLRTTRALDLLDRVGLDGFETAYPRELSGGMRQKVGFARAMAVEPELLCLDEPFSALDVLSADSLRGELLELWTSGSIPTKAILLVTHNIEEAAFMADRIIVMDKNPGRIVTNLKLRLPQPRQRKAAGFLAVVDRVYGILAGQTQPEHVELGAAPGEPGGKTRALPHIGLTNLASMLERLDEMTNNRADIYRLAEELKVDSDHLLRLTEAAELLGFATIAQGDITLTPLGETFAEASIPARKEIFATRIRRLPIFKWLMAMLYVSDRKQVGWDIVQSELEVEFPPEEAERQLETAINWGRYAEILSYDDSTAVIYLEPGASEGH
- a CDS encoding ABC transporter permease subunit, with product MARHRISWGDVVVFIGLCVLVYVGVRLASGAPLVIEGPAVSLSPALLPRYAALSIGRMAAAYTLSLFFTLIYGYISAYHRRGEQILMPLLDVLQSVPILSFLPVALLSLSAIMPQKMAAELASIILIFTSQVWHLTFAWYQSLTTIPKELREVSTTFRFNGWMRFKTLELPFAAIGMIWNSMMSWSGGWFFLMAAEIFTVGQRDFRLLGLGAYLQEAAWRGNLMAITWGIATLVLVIVALDQLLWRPLLAWSDRFKLEMVESANPPTSWVYDALRSSRLIAWFSWIVQGLIIEHLDAWFLRHFPMRNRPARPGDDHLPWVLRLIGGISGLGLLYGVYLAGRMLLTVSLPQWANISLGVGATLLRVFTSLAIALAWTVPLGVAIGTNPKLSTWLQPVIQIAASVPATALFPVFLLVMIRLPGGLNLAAVLLMLMGTQWYLLFNVIAGAMVIPQDLKYTSSLLQQSMLERWHTLILPSLFPYIVTGAITASGGAWNASIVAEYAEFGGKTLQTTGIGALIARATAAGDYPLLLAGTLSMVLVVVIINRLLWRHLYRLAEERYRME
- a CDS encoding LamG domain-containing protein gives rise to the protein MRKALILSVVLGLVLIVGISTSFAHLNDGLVAHYAFNGNANDESGNGNHGTVYGAALSEDRFGIANSAYGFDGVDDYIEVLDHSSLDIEKDISITGWIKVSAVTSEWLGILNKADHDGNDTFEICINSGKYLHFPLNFQFSGRIAYNSDSGIFEEGEWHFFAVIYDGPHVNIYIDGTLNQSYTSTNETLRSNDQNLIIGAEKEFYNGPHHFNGVIDDIRIYNRALSESEVIVLYNPPPTPAPHLIGHWDFEEGSGGTALDHSGNLLHGTIFNASYAAGKVGDYALDFNGSDSYVEVGYSPLLNPDSIAISLWFKPRDTQQYCADLLDKGHGWGTNPYYSGYVLQYDIPYGYRIEALYGNGAGFPGLMSEPGFNDNQWHHMVANLGAAGMAVYIDGVLVDEAPGQGAIAGNDSPLFFGRHRYLGRFFNGLIDDIRIYDGPLSQSEVTALFESPTLIQLDQFNAISRSNQIIITWSTSSEIDNAGFNLWRSESENGNYMKVNPGPIEAVGGATLSAEYSYIDDSAKPGVTYYYKLEDMDTKGISTFHGPVWAVLPPSRPSSEGSYPYWWFGMDSKELWLPLPIIQYPTYRYYRYPFWWLY
- a CDS encoding PQQ-binding-like beta-propeller repeat protein, giving the protein MRKRIVLFLIIPIMVIWLSGSGFARDANWLLSELDIKPDQGSVWWDLPFQYAQTSWPTIHRDSRNSNYLPFTTSSKLKPKWHALEGEYSAVITPPVIGPEGHIYFTTGREEEYGNLHAFDWEGNELWRSYLPDGGAFGSSPLIDRDGDLYLADLDEFFSFHSDGSLKWKCSIDGPFASTVFSLDGHIIGINVDGQVYALDPRDGRMAAPPLDLPGPPPGEFYRIPAPPGLWKGMVNENGPITVSEAFNGLMGYRFKITNTPVVNPANGRIYILGSVKSADRGSVIQGRFYGIDFVPGKNNKPGELRLVFQSKINAGSGSSPAISADGRHIYALDGAGVLHAFDKNGERVWKLHVGTMPASPTIGPDGTIYCVSGSALHAIKDSGDSGTIAWELDFTDAAAKKLSDSPSPWIEKFSSRKVKPTVNCNSVVSSSKNHLYLTLSAGYEISRERGNIPLFLPLQSLLVVVSPPGIAGVQRAKISSIIELPDTNEGILTLDKSGTVFCSHASIATSSAYYIAQRMMGAEIDFPRPIGGVTVLVPEGP